In Aedes albopictus strain Foshan chromosome 3, AalbF5, whole genome shotgun sequence, the following are encoded in one genomic region:
- the LOC109401284 gene encoding WD repeat-containing protein CG11141 — MELREWAPLVNLVNKIPASVQRGLLFHDVSITCMDVVDEFVALGSNVGIVFWYNRKSGSVERLQTEQSNHLTCVRIISTVEFMVAAGDRQGSINIFQIPKEAPPDVCAELLLKSKPTERYTIRNVHRAEITDLVWSKNGMKLFSGDGSGAVVLNEINYQIKTCEAREIVNEKYHVVQMSLRKDKLLVSTTYRAVICSQEDSKRWRVTQVGKKDRTLPSHFGTVFHEYHSQSRVVTTRSGFRLWVADLEGDVAQTLIFKELIKTPTVEIPILNPSKYPIRIPTTFGKLYTFQDKFLLSVANDMLFVMDLDQMKVIASLTRLRRIIDIAVHKHEIFIVESPRSLIRLSTLPDSSQATILCKNLDLFATSDSDSQIVVADECLELEPQSAAVPNATANGHSNADSDLLQGAQPVEQNPTDGSHHLITHMKKLELFETLNDLKYDESIRYKSGRKTKRKHKTNPIVEIGQIPKEVEDDGNDSSPVAAASSASKASDPVMQ, encoded by the exons ATGGAACTTCGCGAATGGGCCCCGCTCGTTAATCTGGTTAATAAGATTCCGGCCTCGGTGCAGCGCGGATTGCTCTTTCACGATGTTTCCATTACCTGTATGGATGTGGTCGATGAATTCGTGGCCCTTGGAAGCAACGTCGGGATTGTGTTCTGGTACAACCGGAAGAGCGGATCTGTGGAGCGGCTTCAGACCGAG CAATCCAATCATCTAACGTGCGTTCGAATAATTTCCACGGTCGAGTTTATGGTCGCAGCCGGCGATCGACAGGGATCGATAAACATCTTCCAAATTCCGAAAGAAGCCCCACCGGACGTTTGCGCCGAACTGCTACTGAAAAGCAAACCGACCGAACGGTACACGATCCGCAATGTGCACCGAGCGGAAATTACCGATCTTGTGTGGTCCAAGAATGGGATGAAACTGTTTTCCGGAGACGGGAGTGGGGCTGTTGTGCTGAACGAGATCAACTATCAGATCAAGACGTGCGAAGCCAGGGAGATCGTGAACGAAAAGTACCACGTGGTCCAGATGAGTCTGCGCAAGGACAAACTGTTGGTTTCAACTACATATCGAGCTGTGATCTGCTCTCAGGAAGATTCGAAGCGGTGGCGGGTGACCCAGGTTGGGAAGAAGGACCGGACGCTTCCTAGTCACTTTGGGACTGTCTTCCACGAATATCACTCACAGTCTCGTGTTGTAACGACTCGGTCTGGGTTTCGACTTTGGGTGGCCGATCTTGAAGGAGACGTCGCGCAAACCCTGATCTTCAAGGAATTGATCAAAACTCCAACGGTTGAAATCCCCATCCTCAACCCCAGCAAATATCCCATCAGGATTCCAACAACCTTCGGAAAACTCTATACATTCCAGGATAAGTTCCTTCTGTCCGTAGCCAACGATATGTTGTTTGTTATGGACCTAGACCAAATGAAAGTTATCGCATCCCTTACCAGGTTACGTCGCATAATCGACATAGCAGTCCACAAGCACGAGATCTTCATTGTTGAAAGTCCTCGATCGCTGATTCGCCTATCCACCCTTCCGGATAGCAGCCAAGCAACGATCCTGTGCAAAAACCTGGACCTCTTCGCTACCAGTGACAGTGATAGCCAAATAGTGGTAGCAGATGAATGTCTCGAACTGGAACCACAATCTGCGGCGGTCCCGAATGCAACCGCCAACGGTCACTCGAACGCAGATTCCGACCTCCTACAGGGCGCTCAACCCGTGGAGCAGAACCCAACCGACGGATCCCACCACTTGATAACCCACATGAAAAAGTTGGAACTCTTCGAAACGCTGAACGACCTCAAGTACGACGAATCCATTCGGTACAAGAGTGGGCGCAAGACGAAGCGGAAGCACAAAACCAATCCCATAGTCGAGATTGGACAGATTCCGAAGGAGGTGGAAGATGACGGGAACGATTCGAGCCCGGTGGCGGCGGCGTCTTCCGCTAGTAAAGCATCCGATCCGGTGATGCAGTGA